A single region of the Pueribacillus theae genome encodes:
- the mraZ gene encoding division/cell wall cluster transcriptional repressor MraZ produces the protein MFMGEYEHNIDEKGRMIIPAKFRDELGSTFVLTRGLDQCIFGYPLEEWKVLEEKLKSLPFTKKDARAFTRFFFSGAMECQLDKQGRVNIAPTLRKYAKLEKECTIIGVSNRIEIWSNAVWEDYYNDSEESFGEIAESLIDFEL, from the coding sequence ATGTTCATGGGGGAATATGAACATAACATTGATGAAAAAGGACGAATGATCATTCCTGCAAAGTTCCGCGATGAACTTGGCTCAACATTTGTGCTCACTAGAGGACTAGATCAATGCATATTTGGTTACCCTTTAGAAGAATGGAAAGTGTTGGAAGAAAAGCTTAAATCGCTTCCTTTTACAAAAAAAGATGCAAGAGCTTTTACAAGATTCTTTTTTTCAGGGGCAATGGAATGCCAACTAGATAAACAGGGAAGAGTCAATATTGCGCCGACACTCCGGAAATATGCCAAATTGGAAAAAGAGTGTACAATCATCGGAGTTTCAAATCGAATTGAAATTTGGAGCAATGCTGTTTGGGAAGATTACTACAATGACTCTGAAGAATCTTTTGGTGAAATTGCTGAAAGCTTAATTGACTTTGAATTGTAG
- the ylbJ gene encoding sporulation integral membrane protein YlbJ codes for MKTLLYAIIITFIGFSIIISPNDSVSAALNGVKMWGEVVFPSLFPFFVISEIMIGIGIVNFVGILLEPFMRPLFRVPGAGGFVLAMGMASGFPAGAKFTARLRQEKQITAIEAERLSAFTNSSNPLFLSGAIAVGFFHNVALSLLIMTCHYLSNLFVGITMRFYGKREENSKTKRPHHTASLKLAFEQMHQKRLNDNRTLGRLLGDSVNSAIQTLLMVGGFIILFSVLNNVLSIINITDAIGTMIGVFFSIFTIPAELSPAFFAGLLEITNGAQQISETADVSLFYQVLLVSFILGFNGFSIQAQAATFLAQADIRFWPFFIGRVLHGTYAMVFTAILWKPLYAAHHDSNPPVISWINQQESINMFINLWEIFVKYGSFITLFSIFFFIIYQLKIIK; via the coding sequence ATGAAAACGTTGCTTTACGCCATAATCATAACATTTATTGGTTTTTCGATAATTATTTCACCAAATGATTCTGTATCCGCAGCTTTAAATGGAGTAAAAATGTGGGGAGAAGTTGTTTTTCCCTCTTTGTTCCCATTTTTTGTCATCTCAGAAATCATGATTGGGATTGGGATTGTCAATTTCGTCGGTATCTTACTCGAACCTTTTATGCGGCCTCTTTTCCGTGTTCCAGGGGCAGGCGGATTTGTATTGGCGATGGGAATGGCTTCTGGCTTTCCTGCGGGCGCTAAATTTACAGCAAGGCTTAGGCAGGAAAAGCAGATTACAGCCATCGAGGCGGAACGCCTCTCCGCTTTCACGAACTCTTCAAACCCACTCTTTTTGAGCGGTGCGATTGCTGTCGGCTTCTTTCACAATGTTGCTCTCTCTCTCTTAATTATGACCTGCCATTATTTAAGCAATCTTTTTGTCGGGATTACGATGCGATTCTATGGAAAAAGAGAAGAAAATTCAAAGACGAAACGGCCGCATCACACCGCTTCCTTAAAACTGGCGTTTGAGCAAATGCACCAAAAACGTTTAAATGATAATCGAACGCTCGGGCGGTTGCTCGGTGATTCAGTAAATTCGGCAATACAAACACTATTAATGGTCGGTGGGTTTATTATTCTTTTTTCAGTATTAAATAACGTATTAAGCATCATTAATATTACTGATGCTATAGGAACAATGATAGGAGTTTTTTTCTCTATCTTCACCATCCCGGCTGAATTAAGCCCCGCATTCTTTGCAGGCTTGCTCGAAATAACAAATGGCGCCCAACAAATAAGCGAAACGGCAGATGTCTCCCTATTTTATCAGGTGCTGCTTGTAAGTTTTATTTTAGGCTTTAATGGCTTTTCAATCCAGGCTCAAGCTGCTACTTTCCTAGCACAAGCTGATATCCGATTTTGGCCTTTTTTTATTGGAAGAGTTCTTCATGGCACCTATGCGATGGTGTTTACAGCGATTTTATGGAAACCTCTTTATGCTGCTCATCATGATTCCAATCCACCTGTTATCAGTTGGATAAACCAACAAGAATCGATCAACATGTTTATTAATCTTTGGGAGATTTTTGTAAAATATGGTTCTTTTATTACTTTATTTTCGATTTTCTTTTTTATCATTTACCAATTGAAAATTATAAAGTAA
- the rsmH gene encoding 16S rRNA (cytosine(1402)-N(4))-methyltransferase RsmH, whose amino-acid sequence MNGHETVLKEEAVEQLNISPDGIYVDCTFGRGGHSAKIMEKLSPNGHLYAFDQDVTAARHAEQYFSHHNHFTFIRNNFRFLKEELNSRNVTMVDGILFDLGVSSPQLDEVERGFSYHHDAPLDMRMDQNAHLTAKEIVNEWEYEKLVSIFFHYGEEKFSKQIARKIGYARQKKRIETTSELVEIIKEAIPAPARRKGGHPAKRIFQAIRIAVNDELKVFEAGLKEGIELLNPAGRIVVITFHSLEDRICKTVFKKESTGPELPQGLPIIPDEYKPKVKLITRKPILPTEEEIKHNRRARSAKLRVAEKC is encoded by the coding sequence ATGAACGGACACGAAACAGTACTCAAAGAAGAAGCAGTTGAACAACTTAATATTTCCCCTGATGGCATCTATGTTGACTGTACGTTTGGAAGAGGTGGGCATAGTGCAAAAATCATGGAAAAATTATCGCCTAACGGACATCTTTATGCATTTGACCAAGATGTAACGGCCGCTCGCCATGCCGAGCAATATTTTTCCCATCATAATCATTTCACTTTTATCCGTAACAACTTTCGCTTTTTAAAAGAAGAATTAAACAGCCGAAATGTAACGATGGTAGATGGCATTCTTTTTGATTTGGGTGTCTCTTCCCCGCAATTGGATGAGGTTGAACGGGGATTTAGTTATCATCACGATGCCCCATTAGACATGAGGATGGATCAAAATGCACACCTCACAGCAAAGGAAATTGTAAACGAGTGGGAATATGAGAAGCTTGTTTCCATTTTTTTTCACTATGGCGAAGAGAAATTTTCCAAGCAAATTGCGAGAAAAATTGGATATGCAAGACAAAAGAAACGGATAGAGACGACTAGTGAGCTCGTTGAGATAATTAAAGAAGCCATTCCAGCGCCTGCCCGGAGAAAAGGCGGGCATCCGGCAAAAAGAATATTTCAAGCAATAAGAATAGCAGTGAATGATGAACTGAAAGTTTTTGAAGCCGGGCTAAAAGAGGGGATCGAACTATTAAACCCGGCAGGGAGAATCGTTGTTATTACGTTTCATTCTCTAGAAGATCGAATATGTAAAACAGTTTTTAAAAAGGAAAGCACAGGCCCGGAACTTCCGCAAGGGCTTCCTATCATTCCGGATGAATACAAACCGAAAGTAAAATTGATTACGAGAAAACCCATCTTGCCGACGGAAGAAGAGATTAAACATAACCGAAGAGCGCGTTCAGCAAAGCTCAGGGTTGCGGAAAAGTGTTAA
- a CDS encoding nucleotidyltransferase, protein MKSVGIIVEYNPFHNGHAYHLQQAKKKTNADIVIAVMSGYFLQRGEPALASKWTRAEMALAGGADLVVELPYAFATQKAEVFANGAVSLLKALHTDAICFGSEEGDIDAFHELLSFHQANEELLDAEINQEMKKGLSYPKAASNAFQKIKHKGLLDLSLPNNILGFHYVKAIKEQQAPIEALTVRRTKSGYHDQTPASPTIASATSIRNEINSKRSIQTIQQFVPDSSLLLLKKEFDTFGKLISWEDLFPFLKYRLLTSTPGELQTIYEIEEGIENRFMQYIKEAESFKGFIQKVKTKRFTWTRLQRMCTHMLTNAKKEEMQKALTSKKATYIRLLAMSKKGQYYLSKKKKNIGLPIISKYSKQYSTLLRLDDVAASVYAMAYDQSKREKLIKSEYSTPPMKEAGI, encoded by the coding sequence ATGAAATCTGTCGGAATCATTGTAGAATATAATCCATTTCACAACGGCCATGCCTACCATTTGCAACAAGCAAAAAAGAAAACGAACGCTGATATCGTGATTGCCGTTATGAGCGGTTACTTTCTTCAGCGTGGTGAACCTGCCCTAGCAAGCAAATGGACACGAGCGGAAATGGCCTTAGCCGGAGGAGCGGATCTCGTTGTTGAACTTCCTTATGCCTTTGCAACACAAAAAGCTGAAGTGTTTGCAAACGGCGCTGTCTCCCTTCTAAAGGCATTACACACAGATGCGATTTGCTTCGGAAGTGAAGAGGGGGACATTGACGCCTTTCATGAACTTTTGTCTTTTCATCAAGCAAACGAAGAATTGCTGGATGCTGAAATTAATCAGGAAATGAAAAAAGGGCTAAGTTATCCAAAAGCTGCTTCGAATGCTTTCCAAAAAATTAAACATAAAGGCCTGCTTGATTTAAGCCTGCCCAATAATATATTAGGATTTCATTACGTTAAAGCAATCAAAGAGCAGCAGGCACCTATTGAAGCGTTAACTGTCAGGCGGACGAAATCAGGTTACCACGACCAAACACCAGCCAGTCCAACCATCGCGAGTGCAACGAGTATACGAAATGAAATAAACAGCAAGCGCTCCATTCAGACCATTCAACAATTCGTACCCGATTCGAGTCTATTGCTTTTAAAAAAAGAGTTTGACACGTTTGGCAAGCTTATAAGCTGGGAAGATCTGTTTCCGTTTTTAAAATATAGGCTTTTAACATCGACGCCAGGCGAACTGCAAACAATATATGAAATAGAGGAAGGAATCGAAAACCGTTTTATGCAATACATAAAAGAAGCTGAAAGTTTTAAAGGATTTATCCAAAAAGTGAAAACAAAGCGTTTCACGTGGACACGGCTGCAAAGAATGTGTACACATATGTTGACAAATGCAAAAAAAGAAGAAATGCAAAAAGCCTTAACCTCAAAAAAAGCAACCTATATCCGTTTGCTGGCAATGTCTAAAAAAGGGCAGTACTATTTAAGCAAAAAGAAAAAGAATATTGGCCTTCCGATTATTTCCAAATACTCAAAACAATACAGCACACTGCTGCGGCTTGATGATGTTGCTGCATCTGTATATGCGATGGCTTACGATCAATCCAAACGGGAAAAACTAATAAAAAGCGAATATTCTACTCCCCCAATGAAAGAGGCAGGTATCTAG
- a CDS encoding RsfA family transcriptional regulator: MAVHRQDAWTEDEDLILAEIVLKHIREGSTQLSAFKEVGERLGRTAAACGFRWNSTVRKKYEESIALAKEQRKTHQSESGLSFNMLSELDKNMNLEDVISFLQKLATDEKRIHALEQENFKLRQELEETKKEYESKLKELTEVNEILKKDYKTMIEIMNRASKFVEEEDH; encoded by the coding sequence TTGGCTGTACACAGGCAAGATGCTTGGACGGAAGATGAAGATTTAATTTTGGCCGAAATTGTTTTAAAGCATATTCGTGAAGGAAGCACGCAATTGTCAGCATTTAAAGAAGTAGGGGAGCGTCTTGGGAGGACTGCTGCTGCATGTGGTTTCCGTTGGAATTCTACAGTTCGAAAAAAATATGAGGAATCGATTGCTTTAGCAAAAGAGCAACGGAAAACACACCAAAGTGAAAGCGGTTTATCCTTTAACATGCTATCTGAGTTAGATAAAAATATGAACTTGGAGGATGTTATTTCATTTCTGCAAAAATTAGCAACAGATGAAAAAAGAATTCATGCTTTGGAACAAGAAAATTTTAAATTGCGCCAAGAACTTGAGGAGACAAAAAAAGAATACGAGAGTAAACTTAAAGAATTAACGGAAGTAAATGAAATATTAAAAAAAGATTATAAGACGATGATTGAAATTATGAATCGGGCAAGCAAATTCGTTGAGGAAGAAGACCACTAA
- a CDS encoding SepM family pheromone-processing serine protease, with product MRFTKKHPYKSRTYAIFAVVVAIILLTVIKLPFYVTYPGDAESLDNMVTVEGGNSETGELMLTTIRIGKANILQYAIAHFNKYQYIFPENQIKREWESDSEYDHRQLKVMEMSQQAAIITAFKLAGEQVEIKNEGVIVTGLIEGMPAEKKLAVGDIIQSVDGKKIETSEELLAYLKEKKEGETVTFDINRNGKMIAAEVKVQQFPKDYGLAGENKVGVGIVGPVTKRVVNTERKVTFNTNSIGGPSAGLMFTLEIYNQLTDKDLTKGYKIAGTGEINENGDVGAIGGIKQKVVAADNADADFFFAPVDGNNFKEAEEAAEEIKTKMKIIPVKTAQEAIDYLSNL from the coding sequence ATGAGATTCACAAAAAAACATCCATACAAATCAAGAACATATGCCATATTTGCGGTAGTAGTGGCTATTATTTTACTTACTGTGATAAAATTGCCTTTTTACGTGACGTATCCCGGCGATGCTGAATCGCTTGATAATATGGTAACCGTAGAAGGCGGCAACTCTGAGACGGGAGAGTTAATGCTCACAACGATTCGGATTGGAAAAGCAAATATTTTACAATATGCCATTGCTCATTTTAATAAATACCAATATATCTTTCCCGAAAACCAAATAAAAAGAGAGTGGGAAAGTGATAGCGAGTATGATCATAGGCAATTGAAAGTAATGGAGATGTCTCAACAGGCAGCTATCATCACCGCATTTAAATTGGCTGGTGAACAAGTCGAAATAAAAAATGAAGGGGTCATCGTTACCGGATTAATTGAAGGCATGCCAGCAGAAAAAAAGCTAGCAGTCGGTGACATCATTCAATCAGTTGACGGTAAGAAAATTGAGACATCGGAAGAATTGCTTGCCTATTTAAAAGAAAAAAAAGAAGGAGAAACCGTAACGTTTGATATAAATCGAAATGGGAAAATGATAGCGGCTGAGGTGAAGGTTCAACAGTTTCCAAAGGATTATGGACTGGCTGGCGAGAATAAGGTGGGAGTAGGAATCGTTGGGCCAGTAACGAAAAGGGTTGTAAATACAGAGCGAAAAGTTACTTTCAATACAAACAGTATCGGCGGCCCTTCCGCAGGTTTAATGTTTACTCTTGAAATTTATAATCAACTAACTGACAAAGATTTAACGAAAGGATATAAAATCGCCGGAACTGGCGAAATTAATGAAAACGGTGATGTGGGGGCGATTGGAGGAATAAAACAAAAGGTCGTCGCGGCGGACAATGCGGATGCTGATTTCTTCTTTGCCCCTGTAGATGGGAATAATTTTAAAGAGGCGGAAGAAGCTGCGGAGGAAATTAAAACAAAAATGAAAATTATCCCTGTAAAAACCGCACAAGAAGCGATTGACTATCTCTCAAATTTGTAA
- a CDS encoding enoyl-CoA hydratase/isomerase family protein, whose protein sequence is MNTLEWKQEDGISWIALSRPELRNAVNYEMMDELDEILHKIEATDDKIVVMTGSGNRAFCSGGDLSLFHSLYTEAEAYGMLSKMGQILKRIFLFPKPTVALLNGAAVGGGCELITACDFRIARRNTKFGFVQGSLEITTGWGGGTMLFERLKPHDAMTYLMTSQLFAAEKGFEDGFIHQLINDDENLEDGLRQFLNPYLKQSANVLSAYKKIWLNKFDLATFEENVEKEIRNCSKLWEKEEHHAAVRRFLNK, encoded by the coding sequence ATGAACACACTGGAATGGAAGCAAGAAGATGGGATTTCTTGGATCGCGCTGAGTCGGCCTGAGTTGAGAAATGCAGTAAACTACGAAATGATGGATGAACTAGACGAAATATTACATAAAATCGAAGCGACAGATGATAAAATTGTCGTTATGACGGGAAGCGGCAATCGGGCATTTTGTTCTGGTGGCGATTTGTCTTTATTCCATTCTCTCTATACGGAAGCGGAAGCGTACGGTATGCTTTCAAAAATGGGGCAAATTTTAAAACGCATTTTTTTATTTCCAAAACCGACGGTTGCTCTGTTGAATGGGGCGGCTGTTGGCGGAGGCTGTGAACTTATTACAGCTTGCGATTTTCGAATAGCAAGAAGAAACACGAAATTCGGATTTGTTCAAGGTTCCCTCGAAATTACGACGGGATGGGGCGGAGGCACAATGCTTTTTGAACGTCTGAAGCCTCACGATGCCATGACATACTTAATGACTTCTCAACTTTTCGCCGCTGAAAAAGGTTTTGAAGATGGTTTTATACATCAATTAATTAATGACGATGAAAATTTGGAAGATGGCTTGAGACAATTTTTAAATCCATACCTAAAACAAAGCGCTAATGTACTTTCAGCATACAAAAAGATTTGGCTGAACAAATTTGATCTCGCTACCTTTGAAGAGAATGTAGAAAAAGAAATTCGAAACTGCTCTAAACTTTGGGAAAAGGAAGAACACCACGCAGCCGTTCGCCGTTTTCTTAACAAATAA
- the rpmF gene encoding 50S ribosomal protein L32, translating to MAVPKRRTSKSKKNMRRSHIKLEVPGMTECPNCGEYKLSHRVCKSCGTYKGEEVISK from the coding sequence ATGGCAGTACCTAAGCGTCGTACATCGAAAAGCAAAAAAAATATGCGTCGTTCACATATCAAACTAGAAGTACCGGGCATGACGGAATGTCCAAATTGCGGAGAATACAAATTGTCTCACCGTGTTTGCAAATCTTGTGGAACTTACAAAGGTGAAGAAGTGATCAGCAAGTAA
- a CDS encoding 2-dehydropantoate 2-reductase — translation MGVSILGAGSIGLLFAAYLREIGIKVTLYTRTTQQADLLNKDGFIFRNGEKKKHFSICAAQLTLNTEINDPFVIVSVKQHQLKEIMPVIKKNCHNRCFLFIQNGMGHLPFLEKLTHCSIVLGIVEHGAMKLSGNEVNHTGYGKVKIAPFDEGIDEEKLVFIESWSQHQFPIEFQQDWYKMLANKLVVNALINPLTAIYRIKNGTLVKNGCFTKLMRQLYEETVSVLMIQNEGLWDHVVSICEKTAKNESSMLCDIKLKRRTEIDAISGYILSLAKEQKKTLPYTEFVFTSIKALEVENSEAEQPYEKL, via the coding sequence GTGGGCGTTTCGATTTTAGGTGCAGGTTCAATTGGGCTTCTGTTTGCGGCTTATTTAAGGGAGATTGGGATTAAAGTCACCCTTTATACCCGAACTACGCAGCAGGCAGACCTACTAAATAAAGACGGTTTCATTTTTCGTAACGGGGAAAAAAAGAAGCATTTTTCAATATGTGCAGCCCAACTTACTCTAAATACAGAAATCAACGATCCGTTCGTCATCGTATCTGTTAAACAGCATCAATTAAAAGAGATCATGCCGGTAATAAAAAAAAATTGCCATAATAGATGTTTTTTATTTATTCAAAATGGCATGGGCCATCTCCCCTTTTTGGAGAAACTAACTCATTGTTCTATTGTATTGGGAATTGTGGAGCATGGGGCTATGAAATTGTCTGGAAATGAAGTGAACCATACAGGATATGGAAAAGTGAAAATAGCTCCATTCGACGAAGGAATCGATGAAGAAAAGTTAGTATTTATTGAATCCTGGTCTCAACATCAATTCCCAATTGAATTTCAACAAGATTGGTATAAGATGCTTGCGAACAAACTAGTTGTAAATGCTTTGATAAACCCTTTGACAGCCATCTATCGAATAAAAAATGGTACGTTAGTAAAAAACGGTTGCTTTACTAAATTAATGCGGCAATTATATGAAGAAACGGTTTCTGTTTTAATGATTCAAAATGAAGGGTTATGGGATCATGTCGTGTCCATTTGTGAAAAGACTGCAAAAAACGAATCATCAATGTTGTGTGATATAAAGTTAAAACGCAGAACAGAAATCGACGCCATTAGCGGTTATATCTTATCGCTAGCTAAAGAGCAGAAAAAAACACTCCCTTATACAGAATTTGTTTTCACGAGTATAAAAGCCCTAGAAGTAGAAAATAGTGAAGCAGAGCAGCCTTATGAAAAATTGTGA
- the bshC gene encoding bacillithiol biosynthesis cysteine-adding enzyme BshC, whose amino-acid sequence MVIDECILPNSNRLFDDYVHSKGEAGKFFEYDYKNRSTYVQRRNELVKNDFPRHKLANHLLAFNEQFSTHPKVFENIEKLQANDCTVVITGQQAGLLTGPLYTIYKAITTIQLAKAYEDQLKTPVVPIFWVAGEDHDYQEINHIWVEKDGKLIKKKFPNKQVDKQPVSDITLDQDSMEEWVEEIFSFFGESAHTSEMMKLLKEKIHVSKTISAFFIHVMSHFFQKYGLIFIDSNQEEARKIEAVFFEEMIRKTNELQAALKEQESLMGKLDYPTIIETDAECVHLFYHLNGKRELLHKNQDNMFYLKEKDRQFTEEELVNISRESPELLSNNVVTRPLMQDFLFPTLAFVAGPGEITYWAQLKLLFEVMNRKMPPVVPRMNLTVVERKINKMLEQFHLSVENILTSGVEMFRNQWLESRKNNDLESIIQETRNMIDLAHSKLRKFAWENDRNLGKLSEKNRLFIMSQIDFMERKIERMYKERYLNELQAFDTIEASLVPNGGMQERSWNIFYFLNKYGLSFIDELFTILDLENDKHHIIYI is encoded by the coding sequence ATGGTTATTGATGAATGTATTCTTCCAAATTCAAATCGTCTCTTTGACGATTATGTTCATAGTAAAGGTGAAGCTGGAAAATTTTTTGAATATGACTATAAAAATAGAAGCACGTACGTCCAAAGAAGAAATGAACTCGTCAAAAATGATTTTCCACGCCATAAACTTGCAAACCATCTTCTTGCATTCAATGAACAATTTTCAACACACCCGAAGGTCTTTGAAAACATAGAAAAATTACAAGCAAATGATTGTACGGTAGTTATTACGGGACAGCAGGCAGGCCTTTTAACCGGGCCGCTTTATACAATTTATAAAGCTATCACGACGATTCAATTGGCTAAAGCATACGAGGACCAACTGAAAACCCCGGTTGTCCCTATCTTTTGGGTAGCGGGAGAGGACCATGATTACCAAGAGATCAATCATATTTGGGTAGAAAAAGATGGAAAGCTAATCAAAAAGAAGTTTCCGAATAAGCAAGTGGATAAACAACCAGTTTCTGATATTACACTTGATCAAGATTCAATGGAAGAATGGGTAGAAGAAATATTTTCTTTTTTTGGAGAATCCGCCCATACTTCCGAGATGATGAAGCTTTTAAAAGAGAAAATCCATGTTTCAAAAACGATCAGCGCCTTTTTTATTCACGTGATGTCTCACTTTTTTCAAAAATATGGCCTTATTTTTATTGATTCAAATCAGGAAGAAGCAAGAAAAATCGAAGCCGTCTTTTTTGAAGAAATGATCCGTAAAACGAATGAACTGCAAGCAGCTTTAAAAGAGCAAGAAAGCCTAATGGGGAAGCTGGATTATCCGACGATCATTGAAACAGATGCTGAATGTGTTCATTTATTTTACCATCTAAACGGGAAAAGAGAACTTTTACATAAAAATCAAGACAATATGTTTTATTTAAAAGAAAAAGATCGTCAATTCACGGAAGAGGAACTAGTCAACATTAGTAGGGAAAGTCCAGAATTATTAAGCAACAATGTTGTCACCCGTCCATTAATGCAGGATTTTCTTTTTCCGACACTAGCGTTTGTAGCAGGCCCCGGGGAGATTACATATTGGGCACAGCTTAAGCTATTATTCGAAGTGATGAATCGAAAAATGCCGCCGGTCGTTCCGCGTATGAATCTTACAGTCGTAGAGCGGAAGATAAATAAAATGCTTGAACAATTTCATTTGTCGGTAGAGAATATATTAACTTCTGGTGTAGAAATGTTTCGAAATCAATGGCTTGAAAGCCGAAAAAACAATGATCTTGAATCGATTATTCAAGAAACACGAAATATGATCGATCTCGCTCATTCGAAGTTAAGAAAATTTGCTTGGGAGAATGATCGGAATTTAGGAAAATTGTCCGAGAAAAACCGATTGTTTATCATGTCACAAATTGACTTTATGGAAAGGAAAATTGAGCGAATGTATAAAGAGCGTTACTTGAATGAATTACAGGCATTCGATACCATTGAAGCTTCCCTCGTTCCAAACGGGGGCATGCAAGAACGCAGCTGGAACATTTTTTATTTTTTAAATAAATATGGGTTAAGTTTCATCGATGAATTATTTACAATCCTTGATTTGGAGAATGATAAACATCATATCATCTATATATAA
- a CDS encoding patatin-like phospholipase family protein — translation MEPKIGLALGAGGARGFAHIGAIQVLEKNNIPIDFIAGCSIGSLVGALYSMGHDGETLERFASLFRHKFYFDFMFPKMGFIAGSKVKELIHLLTQGKKIEDLAIPLSIVAVDLHTGEKVIFRDGNIADAVRASISIPGVFVPENINGRYFVDGSVVDRVPVSVVKEMGADVIIAVDVFNLKTKPQITTIVDVILQSLDIMQNEMVRYHEIKTDIIIRPDLGNYSLHSFEHANELIQLGKRETEKQLTNIEKAIENWKESHA, via the coding sequence ATGGAGCCGAAAATTGGGTTGGCATTAGGTGCGGGAGGTGCGAGAGGATTCGCTCATATTGGCGCAATCCAAGTGCTTGAAAAAAATAATATTCCAATCGATTTCATTGCTGGCTGCAGTATCGGATCTCTAGTCGGAGCCCTTTATAGTATGGGACACGATGGAGAAACGCTGGAACGGTTTGCCTCTTTGTTTCGGCATAAATTCTATTTTGATTTTATGTTTCCGAAAATGGGCTTTATTGCCGGGAGTAAAGTAAAAGAGCTCATTCACCTTTTGACACAAGGAAAAAAAATAGAAGATTTAGCCATTCCACTATCGATTGTTGCAGTCGATTTACATACAGGGGAAAAGGTTATATTTCGGGATGGAAACATTGCGGATGCCGTAAGGGCAAGCATCAGCATCCCGGGGGTCTTCGTGCCTGAAAACATAAATGGGAGATATTTCGTTGACGGGAGTGTTGTTGATCGTGTCCCGGTGTCAGTCGTGAAAGAAATGGGGGCGGATGTTATTATCGCTGTTGATGTATTTAATTTAAAAACGAAACCGCAAATCACCACAATTGTTGATGTTATTTTGCAAAGCTTGGATATTATGCAAAATGAAATGGTTCGCTATCATGAAATAAAAACAGATATCATCATTCGTCCCGATTTAGGCAATTATAGTCTGCATTCTTTTGAACATGCGAATGAACTGATTCAATTAGGGAAAAGGGAAACAGAGAAGCAGCTTACAAACATTGAAAAGGCAATTGAAAACTGGAAGGAGTCCCACGCCTGA
- a CDS encoding YceD family protein yields MLKWTIEEIKRLGNDRLLLDEVVNVDDLKEKDKQIRDISNVRVQGEGNLVNNVVTFTLHLTGKMVLPCSLTLKDVDYPFTIDTIESFQLDRGPTEWEEGENEVFHKMKDSTIHLMPIIEENILLAVPMKVVHPSAKVTSSGEGWAMLSEKDKKPRIDPRMAKLAEFFGKKNDTDDE; encoded by the coding sequence ATGCTGAAATGGACAATAGAAGAAATTAAGCGCCTTGGAAATGATCGTCTTTTGCTGGATGAAGTTGTCAATGTAGATGATTTGAAGGAAAAGGATAAACAAATTCGCGATATTTCTAACGTAAGGGTACAAGGTGAAGGAAATTTAGTGAATAATGTTGTTACTTTCACTTTACACTTGACAGGGAAGATGGTTCTTCCTTGTTCATTAACGCTTAAAGATGTAGATTATCCCTTTACAATAGACACGATTGAATCTTTTCAACTGGATCGCGGCCCGACGGAGTGGGAAGAGGGAGAGAATGAAGTCTTTCACAAAATGAAAGATAGTACAATTCATCTTATGCCAATTATTGAGGAAAATATCCTGCTTGCCGTTCCGATGAAAGTTGTCCATCCAAGTGCAAAAGTTACATCTTCGGGAGAAGGCTGGGCAATGCTTTCCGAAAAAGACAAAAAACCTAGAATCGATCCGAGAATGGCTAAGTTAGCCGAATTTTTTGGGAAGAAAAATGATACGGATGATGAGTAA